A single region of the Triplophysa dalaica isolate WHDGS20190420 chromosome 15, ASM1584641v1, whole genome shotgun sequence genome encodes:
- the clic5a gene encoding chloride intracellular channel protein 5a isoform X1, whose amino-acid sequence MFLYAGCDGESIGNCPFSQRLFMILWLKGVVFNVTTVDLKRKPADLHNLAPGTPPPFLTFNGEVRTDVNKIEEFLEEMLAPPKYPKLAAKNKESNAAGNDIFAKFSAYIKNTKPEANTSLENGLLKTLKKLDDFLNSALPDEMDSDDAGEETHSRRKYLDGNELTLADCNLLPKLHIVKVVSKKYRNFEISADFSGVWRYLQNAYARDEFTNTCPADPEVELAYQDVAKRLGK is encoded by the exons ATGTTCCTGTAC GCAGGTTGTGATGGCGAGAGCATTGGAAACTGTCCGTTCTCTCAAAGACTCTTTATGATTCTGTGGCTGAAGGGTGTTGTGTTCAACGTCACCACCGTCGACCTGAAGAG GAAACCAGCAGATCTTCATAATCTGGCCCCGGGAACCCCTCCTCCATTCCTCACGTTCAACGGAGAGGTACGGACAGATGTCAACAAAATCGAAGAATTCTTAGAAGAGATGCTAGCGCCTCCAAA GTATCCAAAGCTGGCTGCAAAGAACAAGGAGTCAAATGCAGCAGGAAATGACATCTTCGCAAAGTTCTCGGCCTACATCAAGAATACCAAGCCAGAAGCCAACACAA GTCTGGAGAACGGGCTTCTGAAAACTCTGAAGAAACTGGACGACTTTCTGAACTCTGCTCTACCGGATGAGATGGATTCTGATGACGCAGGAGAAGAGACGCACTCCAGACGCAAGTACCTGGACGGCAACGAACTGACCCTCGCCGACTGCAACCTTCTCCCCAAACTACACATAGTCAAG GTGGTTTCGAAGAAGTATCGCAACTTTGAGATCTCAGCAGACTTCAGTGGAGTTTGGAGATATCTTCAGAACGCTTACGCTCGAGATGAGTTCACTAACACATGTCCGGCGGATCCAGAGGTTGAACTGGCCTATCAGGACGTAGCCAAGAGACTCGGCAAGTGA
- the clic5a gene encoding chloride intracellular channel protein 5a isoform X3, translating into MTSNEEDKDPDIELFVKAGCDGESIGNCPFSQRLFMILWLKGVVFNVTTVDLKRKPADLHNLAPGTPPPFLTFNGEVRTDVNKIEEFLEEMLAPPKYPKLAAKNKESNAAGNDIFAKFSAYIKNTKPEANTSLENGLLKTLKKLDDFLNSALPDEMDSDDAGEETHSRRKYLDGNELTLADCNLLPKLHIVKVVSKKYRNFEISADFSGVWRYLQNAYARDEFTNTCPADPEVELAYQDVAKRLGK; encoded by the exons ATGACCTCAAATGAAGAGGATAAAGATCCTGACATTGAACTCTTTGTGAAG GCAGGTTGTGATGGCGAGAGCATTGGAAACTGTCCGTTCTCTCAAAGACTCTTTATGATTCTGTGGCTGAAGGGTGTTGTGTTCAACGTCACCACCGTCGACCTGAAGAG GAAACCAGCAGATCTTCATAATCTGGCCCCGGGAACCCCTCCTCCATTCCTCACGTTCAACGGAGAGGTACGGACAGATGTCAACAAAATCGAAGAATTCTTAGAAGAGATGCTAGCGCCTCCAAA GTATCCAAAGCTGGCTGCAAAGAACAAGGAGTCAAATGCAGCAGGAAATGACATCTTCGCAAAGTTCTCGGCCTACATCAAGAATACCAAGCCAGAAGCCAACACAA GTCTGGAGAACGGGCTTCTGAAAACTCTGAAGAAACTGGACGACTTTCTGAACTCTGCTCTACCGGATGAGATGGATTCTGATGACGCAGGAGAAGAGACGCACTCCAGACGCAAGTACCTGGACGGCAACGAACTGACCCTCGCCGACTGCAACCTTCTCCCCAAACTACACATAGTCAAG GTGGTTTCGAAGAAGTATCGCAACTTTGAGATCTCAGCAGACTTCAGTGGAGTTTGGAGATATCTTCAGAACGCTTACGCTCGAGATGAGTTCACTAACACATGTCCGGCGGATCCAGAGGTTGAACTGGCCTATCAGGACGTAGCCAAGAGACTCGGCAAGTGA
- the clic5a gene encoding chloride intracellular channel protein 5a isoform X2, translating to MILWLKGVVFNVTTVDLKRKPADLHNLAPGTPPPFLTFNGEVRTDVNKIEEFLEEMLAPPKYPKLAAKNKESNAAGNDIFAKFSAYIKNTKPEANTSLENGLLKTLKKLDDFLNSALPDEMDSDDAGEETHSRRKYLDGNELTLADCNLLPKLHIVKVVSKKYRNFEISADFSGVWRYLQNAYARDEFTNTCPADPEVELAYQDVAKRLGK from the exons ATGATTCTGTGGCTGAAGGGTGTTGTGTTCAACGTCACCACCGTCGACCTGAAGAG GAAACCAGCAGATCTTCATAATCTGGCCCCGGGAACCCCTCCTCCATTCCTCACGTTCAACGGAGAGGTACGGACAGATGTCAACAAAATCGAAGAATTCTTAGAAGAGATGCTAGCGCCTCCAAA GTATCCAAAGCTGGCTGCAAAGAACAAGGAGTCAAATGCAGCAGGAAATGACATCTTCGCAAAGTTCTCGGCCTACATCAAGAATACCAAGCCAGAAGCCAACACAA GTCTGGAGAACGGGCTTCTGAAAACTCTGAAGAAACTGGACGACTTTCTGAACTCTGCTCTACCGGATGAGATGGATTCTGATGACGCAGGAGAAGAGACGCACTCCAGACGCAAGTACCTGGACGGCAACGAACTGACCCTCGCCGACTGCAACCTTCTCCCCAAACTACACATAGTCAAG GTGGTTTCGAAGAAGTATCGCAACTTTGAGATCTCAGCAGACTTCAGTGGAGTTTGGAGATATCTTCAGAACGCTTACGCTCGAGATGAGTTCACTAACACATGTCCGGCGGATCCAGAGGTTGAACTGGCCTATCAGGACGTAGCCAAGAGACTCGGCAAGTGA